One Orrella dioscoreae genomic window carries:
- a CDS encoding 3-hydroxyacyl-CoA dehydrogenase — MDITNKVFIVTGAASGLGAGTVRMLVEQGARVVLADLQDAAGEALAAELGQRYVHCDVTKETDAQAVVAAATALGPLFGLVNCAGVAPAAKTVGKDGAHPLELFQRTVGINLIGTFNMLRLAATAMAGNTPEPTGERGVIINTASVAAYDGQIGQAAYAASKAGVVGMTLPIARDLARNGIRCVTIAPGIFGTPMIFGMPQEVQDSLAASIPFPSRLGRPEDYAKLVRHIVENDMINGETIRLDGAIRMPPK; from the coding sequence ATGGACATCACCAACAAGGTTTTCATCGTGACCGGCGCGGCCTCTGGCCTGGGCGCGGGCACCGTGCGCATGCTGGTCGAACAGGGCGCGCGCGTCGTGCTGGCCGACCTGCAGGACGCGGCTGGCGAGGCGCTGGCCGCCGAACTCGGCCAACGATACGTGCATTGCGACGTGACGAAAGAAACGGATGCCCAGGCCGTGGTGGCAGCCGCCACCGCCCTGGGCCCGCTGTTCGGCCTGGTCAACTGCGCGGGCGTCGCCCCCGCCGCCAAGACCGTCGGCAAGGACGGCGCCCACCCGCTGGAACTCTTCCAGCGCACGGTGGGCATCAACCTCATCGGCACCTTCAACATGCTGCGCCTGGCCGCCACCGCCATGGCCGGCAATACGCCCGAGCCCACCGGCGAACGCGGCGTCATCATCAACACCGCCTCGGTCGCGGCCTATGACGGCCAGATCGGCCAGGCAGCCTATGCCGCCTCCAAGGCCGGCGTGGTCGGCATGACGCTGCCCATCGCCCGCGATCTGGCCCGCAACGGCATCCGCTGCGTGACCATCGCCCCGGGCATCTTCGGCACCCCCATGATCTTCGGCATGCCGCAGGAAGTGCAGGACTCGCTGGCCGCCAGCATTCCCTTCCCGTCCCGCCTGGGCCGCCCGGAAGACTACGCCAAGCTGGTGCGCCACATCGTCGAGAACGACATGATCAACGGTGAAACCATCCGCCTGGATGGCGCCATCCGCATGCCGCCGAAGTAA
- the adk gene encoding adenylate kinase translates to MRLILLGPPGAGKGTQAAFVTQQYGIPQISTGDMLRAAVKAGTPLGLEAKKIMDAGGLVSDDLIIGLVRDRLNQPDCQPGYLFDGFPRTIPQADALKDANIGLDFVVEIEVPESDIIERMSGRRVHPASGRSYHTRFNPPKVEGKDDVTGEALVQRDDDREETVRHRLSVYRDQTRPLVDYYASWAAKDPAAAPRYRKISGVGSVEEIKSRLFAALKD, encoded by the coding sequence ATGCGTCTCATCCTGCTCGGGCCGCCCGGCGCCGGCAAAGGCACCCAGGCGGCCTTTGTCACTCAGCAATACGGCATTCCCCAGATTTCCACGGGCGACATGCTGCGCGCCGCCGTCAAGGCAGGCACGCCGCTGGGCCTCGAAGCCAAGAAAATCATGGATGCTGGCGGCCTCGTGTCGGATGACCTCATCATCGGCCTGGTGCGTGATCGCCTGAACCAGCCCGACTGCCAGCCCGGTTATCTGTTCGACGGCTTCCCCCGCACCATCCCCCAGGCAGATGCGCTGAAGGATGCGAACATCGGCCTGGACTTCGTGGTCGAGATCGAAGTGCCCGAGAGCGACATCATCGAACGCATGAGCGGGCGCCGCGTGCATCCGGCCAGCGGCCGTTCGTACCACACGCGCTTCAACCCGCCCAAGGTCGAAGGCAAGGACGACGTGACCGGCGAAGCGCTGGTGCAACGTGACGACGACCGCGAGGAAACCGTGCGCCACCGCCTGTCGGTCTACCGCGACCAGACGCGTCCCCTGGTGGACTATTACGCCAGCTGGGCCGCCAAGGACCCCGCCGCCGCGCCGCGCTACCGCAAGATCTCCGGTGTCGGCAGCGTCGAGGAAATCAAGTCGCGCCTGTTCGCCGCCCTGAAAGACTAA